The Arachis hypogaea cultivar Tifrunner chromosome 16, arahy.Tifrunner.gnm2.J5K5, whole genome shotgun sequence genome contains a region encoding:
- the LOC112758582 gene encoding GATA transcription factor 16 — MVMMDLNKEWVCESKKCCSDCKTTKTPLWRGGPAGPKSLCNACGIRYRKRRASAVGMRKGQERKRERSQNGGGSSSSTSSSDNELKESLKVNLMALGEEFWLLKKKQRSMCLLGEEEQAAVCLMALSCGYVFA, encoded by the exons ATGGTAATGATGGATCTCAACAAG GAATGGGTGTGTGAGAGCAAGAAGTGTTGTAGTGATTGCAAGACCACCAAGACTCCACTGTGGAGAGGAGGACCTGCTGGTCCCAAG AGTCTTTGCAACGCGTGCGGAATAAGGTACCGGAAGAGAAGGGCTTCAGCGGTGGGAATGAGAAAAGGacaagagaggaagagagagagatcaCAAAATGGCGGTGGCAGCAGctcctctacctcctcctctGATAACGAGTTGAAGGAGTCGTTGAAAGTGAATTTGATGGCGTTGGGTGAGGAGTTTTGGTTGCTAAAGAAGAAACAGAGGAGTATGTGTTTGTTGGGGGAAGAGGAACAAGCCGCTGTGTGTTTAATGGCACTCTCTTGTGGCTATGTTTTTGCTTAA